One window of Azotosporobacter soli genomic DNA carries:
- a CDS encoding MFS transporter codes for MKKRFDFAQYRFDPLQWVILVGLMLSRIGTSMMMPFFVIFLTYELGLSFALAGFISGSSFAAYLVGGFFGGFLSDRYGRKKIFIVSLFSYAASFCLFGLAAAHLRLPGMIEPVFFAINLLAGLNRSCIDTMGQAILADLAEPEQRTALFSLRYTMANIGNAIGPLLGAALGFAGTTSGFYLTGAFCFAYFFLFLLFSWRRDIRGKIAENEEKPELREVIAVLRKDRAMGLFLLGGMTVTFVFSQMDSTLGLIILDRLGSPALFATIMAVNAITVVVLQMPVTAYFLRRFSLLTTMRIGCIFLALGLVGNAFSGQEFYRYVLSQILFTFGEILIFPISAMFVESIAPLALRGSYFGAMSFLFVGRALGPAAGGFLLQHLGAHATLFCFAVLALGATWLYLQGDRAVTQRKMAVEALNEKENDDGAENRGRCGG; via the coding sequence ATGAAAAAACGCTTTGATTTTGCTCAATATAGGTTTGATCCGCTGCAATGGGTCATCTTGGTCGGTTTGATGCTGTCGCGTATCGGCACATCGATGATGATGCCGTTTTTTGTTATTTTTTTGACGTATGAACTGGGCTTGAGTTTTGCGCTTGCAGGGTTTATTTCCGGCAGTTCGTTCGCAGCCTATTTGGTAGGCGGTTTTTTTGGCGGTTTTCTTTCCGACCGTTATGGCCGGAAAAAGATCTTTATTGTCTCGCTCTTTTCATATGCAGCGAGTTTTTGTCTGTTTGGCCTGGCAGCGGCGCATTTGCGCTTGCCGGGAATGATCGAACCGGTCTTTTTTGCCATAAACCTGCTGGCCGGATTGAACCGCAGCTGCATCGATACGATGGGGCAGGCCATCTTAGCGGATCTTGCCGAGCCGGAGCAAAGAACGGCGCTCTTCAGTTTGCGCTATACGATGGCGAACATCGGCAACGCGATCGGACCCTTATTGGGCGCTGCACTCGGCTTTGCCGGAACGACCAGCGGTTTTTATCTGACTGGCGCTTTTTGTTTTGCTTATTTCTTTTTATTCCTGCTCTTTTCCTGGCGGCGTGATATTCGCGGCAAGATTGCTGAAAACGAAGAGAAGCCTGAATTGCGTGAAGTGATCGCGGTGCTGCGTAAAGACCGCGCGATGGGACTGTTTCTTTTGGGCGGGATGACGGTAACCTTCGTTTTTTCGCAGATGGATTCGACGTTAGGTCTTATCATTTTGGATCGGCTTGGTTCGCCTGCGCTTTTTGCGACAATCATGGCGGTCAATGCGATAACGGTCGTTGTCCTGCAGATGCCGGTGACGGCTTATTTTCTCCGACGCTTCTCTCTCTTGACGACGATGCGAATCGGTTGTATATTTCTTGCACTGGGCTTGGTGGGCAATGCGTTTTCCGGTCAGGAATTTTATCGCTATGTCCTTAGCCAGATCTTATTTACCTTTGGCGAGATCCTGATTTTTCCGATTAGCGCCATGTTCGTCGAATCGATCGCACCGCTTGCGCTGCGCGGCAGTTATTTCGGCGCGATGAGTTTTCTCTTCGTGGGCCGGGCGCTCGGTCCGGCAGCGGGCGGATTTTTGCTGCAGCATCTAGGCGCGCACGCCACACTGTTTTGCTTTGCGGTGTTGGCGCTTGGCGCAACCTGGCTTTATCTGCAGGGCGATCGGGCGGTGACCCAGCGAAAAATGGCAGTCGAGGCTTTAAATGAAAAGGAGAATGATGATGGAGCAGAAAATCGCGGCCGCTGCGGCGGCTAA